The segment GACCTGGATCTCTACGGCCGTTACCGCGCGAAGCTCTCGCTCGGACTCACGCGGCGCTTGCAGGACGCGCCGCCAGGAAAGCTCGTGCTGATGACGGCGATCACGCCGACCCCCGCCGGCGAGGGTAAGACGACCACGAGCATCGGCCTCGTCGACGCGCTGAACCGGATCGGCCGGAAGGCCGTGGTGTGCCTGCGCGAACCGGCGATCGGCCCGTGCTTCGGCATGAAAGGCGGCGGCGCCGGTGGCGGGCGCGCACAGGTCGTGCCGATGGAGGACATCAACCTCCATTTCAACGGCGACTTCCACGCGGTGACCTCCGCGCACAACCTGCTCGCGGCGATGCTCGACAGCCACCTGCACTTCGGCAACGCGCTCGGCATCGATGTGCGGCGCGTGCTCTGGCGGCGCGTGATGGACATGAACGACCGCGCCCTGCGCGAACTCGTGATCGGACTCGGCGGTGCGGGCAACTCGATGCCGCGCGAGTCGGGCTTCGACATCACGGCTGCGTCCGAGGTGATGGCGACGCTCTGTTTTGCTGAGTCGCTGCCGGACCTGAAGGAGCGGTTCGGTCGGATCGCGGTGGCGTGGAACGCGGCCCGCCGGCTGGTCACCGCGAACGACCTGAAAGCGGCGGGCGCCATGACCGTGCTGATGCGCTACGCGATCCAGCCGAACCTGGTGCAGACGCTGGAGGGCAGCCCCGCACTCATTCACGGCGGACCTTTCGGCAACATCGCGCACGGCTGCAACTCCGTCACCGCGACGAAACTCGGACTCCGGCTGGCCGAGTTCGCCGTGACGGAGGCGGGCTTCGGCGCCGATCTCGGCGCGGAGAAGTTTCTCAACATCAAATGTCGCAAGACCGGTCTGCGGCCCGATGTGGCGGTGTTGGTGGCGACGATCCGCGCGCTGAAATATCACGGGGGAGTCAAGGTGGCGGATCTCGGCCGGCCGGACGTGGCCGCGCTGACCGCGGGACTCGACAATCTGCGCAAGCACCTTGAGAACCTGCGCGCGTTCGGGCTGCCGGTGGTGGTGGCGGTGAACACGTTTCCGAGTGACACGCTCGAGGAATGGCAGGTCGTGGCGGCGGCGTGCGCAGAGCTGGGCGCTCCCGTGGCGCGCTGCGAGCATTTCACCCGGGGCGGCGAGGGCGCCGAAGATCTCGCCCGGCTGGTGGCGCAGACGGCCGCGACGCCGAGCCGGCCGATCGCGTTCACCTATGCCGACGACCTGCCGCTGCTCGAGAAGGTGCGGAGCGTTGCGCGGGCGATCTACGGCGCAGATGACGTGGTGCCAGAAGGTGCGACGGCGGAAAAGCTGCGCGGCTTCGAGGCGGCGGGTTTCGGCGCGCTGCCGGTGTGCATGGCGAAGACGCAGTATTCGTTTTCGGCGAATCCGCAGCTGCGCAACCGGCCGCGCGGGTTCAAGGTGCCGCTGCGCGACGCGCGGCTGAACGCCGGCCCCGGTTTCGTCGTGATCTACACTGGCGAAATCATGACGATGCCCGGTTTGCCCAAGGTCCCCGCCGCCGAGGCGATGGACATCGACGCGGACGGCAACACGGTGGGGTTGTTCTAGGCCGAGCCCAGCTCGACATCGACGAGAAGCAACGATACTCGACTGCGCATGAAAGCGCTCATTCGATGGGGGCTGGCAATCGCGAGTGGAACGTTGTTCGGCCGCGCGGCAGAACCGCCGGCAACCCCCGCGGCCGCGGCCTTGGCCGCGCTGGAGGCGCGCGCAGCGGCCGAGAATACCTATCCGAACATTGCGGAGAGTTTTCAGTGCGACCTCGTGCGGCTCGTCGAGAGCAATACGCTCTCGTCGGGCGAAGAGTTTTATCGCGCCGCGAGATTGGCCCCGCCCCTCACCGGGTTTCGCGAGGTGCGCGTCGAATACGAATTGATGCTCACCGCGGTGGCGAAGGACCACCTGCCGGCTGAGGCTACACTGCCGGCGGCCTGGGACTCGCTGCAACAGGCGCTCGGACGGCCATTGCGCTTCGACGCATGGCAGCTGTCCGCGAGGAATCCAGACAACGAGCAGTTTAGCCTGGAGGCGGCACCCAAGGTGATTCGCGGCGTGTGGCAAAACCCCGCGATCGCACGCGAAGCGGCAAAAAAGACAGAGGACAACGCGGAGGTGAAGGCGATCGTCGACGCCGACCAAGCAGCTCGCGGCAACTGGAGCAAGCTGTCGCAAGACGAGCTGCTGAAAATGGCAGAGCAGGATCAGCAACGGAACAAGCGGATCCGGGCGATCGTGAGCGAGGGTGGCTTGCACACGGCGGAGGATTTCGCGCGCGCCGCACTGGTGATGCAGCACAGTTCGGGTTTCGCAGGTTACCGGCTCGCGCACGAACTCGCGATCAGTGCGATGCTGCTCGGCGATCGGAAAATGGGTCGTTGGCTCGTGGCCGCAACCTACGATCGAATGCTGAACTCGGTGGGCCACGTGCAGCGGTTCGGCACGCAGGGTCGGCGAACGCTGGTGCACGGCAGTCAACCCGTGCTGGACGAAGTCGACGAGCGCGGGATCTGCGACGGCGAGCGGCAGGCGCTAGGGTGTCCCACGCTGGCAGAGAAGCGCGCGAACTTCGCGACGCGGAGAGCGAAAACTCCGTAAGCGTCGGGCGGACAGGTTCTCTGGTGGACGTTATTGCCGCACAGAAGCGGCGCTTCTGCTCTGCGCGCGCTGCTCGCCCCGGCCGCCCAAATCCGTTTAGCTCTGCGGCGTGGATGATCTTCTGGCCCGCGCACTCGGTGGGGATACCTCGCAGCTCGTCGCGGAGCAGCGGCAGGCCTTGCTGTCCCGGCTGCTCTCGCGGCTGGCGCACGAGGTGCGCAATCCGCTGAGCTCGCTCGATGTCCACGTGCAGCTGCTCGAGGAGGACCTGCATCAGCTCCCCGGCGGCACGTTGCCCAAGGCCGCGGAACGCCTGGAGATCATCCGGACCGAACTGAAGCGGCTGGACAATATCGTCCTGCAATTTCTCAGCCTCGCCGGCCCGACGACGGTGAATCGCCAGCCGGTGCAGATCGGCGAAGTGATTGACTACGTCTGCCGGCTCTTCGCGCCCGAGGCGGCGACGCGCGACATCGAGCTCAGCGCCCACGTCGACGCCGGGCTGCCGCCACTGGAAGCGGATCGCGCCCAGCTCACGCAGGCGTTGGTCAACCTCGTGATCAATGCGCTGCAGGCGGTGGAACGCCGCGGCCGCGTGGAAGTGCTGGCGCGCCGCAATGAGACGCCCGCGGCTCTCGTGGTGGAGGTGCGCGACAGCGGCGCCGGCATCGATCCCCAGCACGCCGTCGCGATGTTCGAGCCGTTTTACACGACGCGCGATCAGGGCACGGGTCTCGGACTGTGGATCGTGCACCAAATCGTGTCGGCCCACGGCGGCCGCGTGCAGGCGACGAATGCGCCGGCGGGCGGCGCGGTGTTCACGCTGCAACTGCCGGTGCCGGCGACAACCTTATGAGCGAGCCGAAGGCAAGAATCCTGGTCGTGGACGACGAGCGCGCGCTCTGCGCGGGCATTCAGGAGGCGTTGCAGCGCGAGGGGCATCAGGTCGACGCAGCCAACGATGGCGCGAGCGCGCTGCGGCTCCTGACGCAGAAGGCCTACAACCTGGTCGTCACCGATATTCGGATGCCAGAGCTCGACGGCATGCAGCTGCTGAAAGCGGCGCGGGCGCGCGGCCGCGACACGCAGTTCATCCTGATGACCGCCTTTGGCCGCGTGGAAACCGCGGTCGAGGCGATGCGCGCCGGCGCCTACGACTACCTGACGAAACCGGTGGATCTGAAACGACTGCGCGCGGTGGTGGCCAAGGCGCTCGAGCTGCAGACGGTCGTGGCGGAAAACAGCGAACTGCGACAGCGGCTGCAGCGCGCCGAGCCGGGGCTGCTGCTCGGCGAAAGCGAGCCGATGCGAAAAGTCGTCGCCATGGCCGAGGAAGTGGCCCAGAGCGACGTGACGGTGCTGATCGAAGGTGAGAGCGGCACGGGCAAGGAGCTCGTGGCGCGGCTGATTCACACGCGAAGCGCGCGAGCGAAGAAACCGTTCATTTTCGTGAACTGTGCCGCGCTCACGGAGTCGCTCGTCGAGGCCGAGCTGTTCGGCCACGCGAAGGGATCGTTCACTGGCGCGGTGGCGGACAAGCTCGGGCGATTTCACCTCGCGGACGGCGGCACGCTGTTTCTCGACGAAATCGGCGACTTGGGCGCGAAAGGGCAGGGTGACCTGTTGCGCGTGCTCGAGGATGGGGCCTTCCGGATGGTCGGCGGCACCGAGCTGCAGCGAGTGAACGTGCGCGTGATCACCGCGACGAACAAGCGGCTGCAGGAGGCGGTGGCGGCGGGGAAGTTTCGCGAGGATTTGTTC is part of the Opitutus terrae PB90-1 genome and harbors:
- a CDS encoding formate--tetrahydrofolate ligase, which produces MNPAGLTALEISRRAQLRPIAEVAAQLGIAADDLDLYGRYRAKLSLGLTRRLQDAPPGKLVLMTAITPTPAGEGKTTTSIGLVDALNRIGRKAVVCLREPAIGPCFGMKGGGAGGGRAQVVPMEDINLHFNGDFHAVTSAHNLLAAMLDSHLHFGNALGIDVRRVLWRRVMDMNDRALRELVIGLGGAGNSMPRESGFDITAASEVMATLCFAESLPDLKERFGRIAVAWNAARRLVTANDLKAAGAMTVLMRYAIQPNLVQTLEGSPALIHGGPFGNIAHGCNSVTATKLGLRLAEFAVTEAGFGADLGAEKFLNIKCRKTGLRPDVAVLVATIRALKYHGGVKVADLGRPDVAALTAGLDNLRKHLENLRAFGLPVVVAVNTFPSDTLEEWQVVAAACAELGAPVARCEHFTRGGEGAEDLARLVAQTAATPSRPIAFTYADDLPLLEKVRSVARAIYGADDVVPEGATAEKLRGFEAAGFGALPVCMAKTQYSFSANPQLRNRPRGFKVPLRDARLNAGPGFVVIYTGEIMTMPGLPKVPAAEAMDIDADGNTVGLF
- a CDS encoding sensor histidine kinase; amino-acid sequence: MDDLLARALGGDTSQLVAEQRQALLSRLLSRLAHEVRNPLSSLDVHVQLLEEDLHQLPGGTLPKAAERLEIIRTELKRLDNIVLQFLSLAGPTTVNRQPVQIGEVIDYVCRLFAPEAATRDIELSAHVDAGLPPLEADRAQLTQALVNLVINALQAVERRGRVEVLARRNETPAALVVEVRDSGAGIDPQHAVAMFEPFYTTRDQGTGLGLWIVHQIVSAHGGRVQATNAPAGGAVFTLQLPVPATTL
- a CDS encoding sigma-54-dependent transcriptional regulator yields the protein MSEPKARILVVDDERALCAGIQEALQREGHQVDAANDGASALRLLTQKAYNLVVTDIRMPELDGMQLLKAARARGRDTQFILMTAFGRVETAVEAMRAGAYDYLTKPVDLKRLRAVVAKALELQTVVAENSELRQRLQRAEPGLLLGESEPMRKVVAMAEEVAQSDVTVLIEGESGTGKELVARLIHTRSARAKKPFIFVNCAALTESLVEAELFGHAKGSFTGAVADKLGRFHLADGGTLFLDEIGDLGAKGQGDLLRVLEDGAFRMVGGTELQRVNVRVITATNKRLQEAVAAGKFREDLFYRLQIVPITVPPLRERAEDIPLLIDAFLEHFVQKHKRRRRRLSTEAVQVCRRFPWPGNVRQLRNVIERLVVTSPNAVVGVEELPDFLVAHDRSTNFFTVRVGMTLAEAEKLLIRQTLSQLTSNREEAAQALGISRRTLQYKLKQYGLLE